ACGGCTCCTACGCCGCCGCCCAGCATTGCTCCGGCAGCGGTGGCGCCGCCTGTGGTCAGGGCCATGGCAGCCAGGGTGCCCTTGGCGTGGTCGCGGCGGACGATGTTGCCTTCGCTGCCAATACGGGTCGTGTCGAGCTGGTCCGTATCAATCACCTGCGCGTGCAGCACGAAGTGCGTGCCGTCGGGCAGATTGATCTGCTGCGGCTCCAGGTGAATCAGGGCTGCTCCTCGGATGCGCTTGCCGCCACGGACCTCGGTAACGCGGCCGACCATCTCGGCGCCGGCGGGAATGACAACGCGGCCATCGCGGGTGACGTCCTGTGCCAGGCGGGCGTGGAACGGCGCGCCGAGCGGCGTGTTGATGGTCGAAATTTCATCCTCAAGATGCACGCGGATCACCGTGCCCTGGGGCAGCTCTCCCTTGGGAGAAGGAACATAGGTGACCACGCCGCTGTCAGGGTCGGCGTCGGGGTGCGATTTCAGCTCCGCAATGCGGGTGGGCTCGGGCGTCGCAGCCGGTGGCGGAGGCACAGCCGCGGCGGGCACCACGGCAGCCGGTGCGGGGGCCGGCTGTTCCACACCCAAGGCCGGAGGCACGGAGGCCATCGGCTTGGCTGCGCTGGGCTTCTGTGGCGCGTCCTGCGTGTAGTCCTCCCTGGGAGGAACGGAGACCCCGTTCTGCTGTGCGAACACCGGCGCAATGGTCAACAGCAGGGCAGCGGCGGATACAGAGTGTTTGACAGACATAAAACCTCGCACGCGCAGGAAGCGCAATGGTATAGACCAAGCGTAGCCCGGCTTGTTGCGCCTGTGGTGACCCGGGAATCTGGCTTGCCAACACTGCTACGGCACGGTTAATCCTGGCATGGTCAGTCCACTGTGCGGTTTTCGGCTGCTAAAATTTTCAATAGAAACGAGAGATTTCCCCGTATGGCAGAGCTAGTCGAGATGATCGCCGGTGCAAGCGGCAGTGTGATTGCCGTTGATCGCCGTCCCAAACTCAACGACCGGCTCGCCCACCGTATCGTGCGCCACACCGGCGCGCCGTCTAAAGAAGATTTGAGGAGAGAGATGACCGAGATTGTTTCCATCCACGCACGCGAGATTCTGGATTCGCGCGGTAACCCTACTGTTGAAGCCGACGTTCTGCTCTCTGGCGGTGCCATGGGCCGCGCTGCTGTTCCTTCGGGCGCTTCCACCGGTGAGCACGAGGCTGTTGAGCTGCGTGACGGTGACAAGGAAGTCTACCTGGGCAAGGGCGTTCTGCAGGCTGTCGAGAACGTGGAGAGCATCCTGGCTCCCGAACTGGCGGGCATGGACGCCAGCAACCAGCGCCTGATCGACGCGACGATGATCGCCATCGACGGCACCGAGAACAAGAGCAAGCTGGGCGCCAACGCCATCCTGGCGGTTTCCATGGCAACGGCCCGCGCCGCCGCCGCACAACTGAAGCTGCCGCTGTATCGCTACCTCGGCGGCGTGAATGCCAGCATTCTGCCTACGCCGATGATGAACATTCTGAACGGCGGCGCGCACGCCGACAACAACGTGGACTTCCAGGAGTTCATGGTCATGCCGGTCGGCGCCGAGAGCTTCTCCGATGCTCTGCGCTGGGGCACCGAGGTCTTCCACACCCTGAAGGGCGTGCTGAAGAAGAAGGGCCTGAACACCGCCGTGGGCGACGAGGGCGGTTTCGCTCCCTCGCTGAAGTCGAACGTTGAAGCCATCGAGGTTATCCTCGAGGCCATCGAGCTGTCTGGCTACAAGGCCGGCGAGCAGATCGCCATTGCGCTCGACCCCGCTTCCTCCGAGTTCTACAACAAGGAGACCGGCAAGTACGTCTTCAAGAAGAGCGACAAGCGCGAGCTGTCGAGCGAAGAGATGGCAAGTTTCTGGGAGAGCTGGTGCCGCCAGTACCCCATCGTTTCCATCGAAGACGGCCTGGCCGAGGACGATTGGGCTGGCTGGAAGATCCTGACCGAGAAGGTCGGCAACTTCGTACAGCTGGTGGGCGACGACCTGTTCGTCACCAACACCAGCCGCCTGCAGCAGGGCATTGAGCAGGGCGTGGCCAACTCGATCCTGATCAAGGTGAACCAGATCGGAACGATCTCCGAGACGCTGGAGGCCATTGAGCTGGGCCGCCGTTACGGCTACACCTCGATCATCTCGCACCGTTCGGGCGAGACCGAGGACACCTTCATCGCCGACCTGGCGGTTGCCACCGGCGCCGGCCAGATCAAGACCGGATCGGCCAGCCGCACGGACCGTATCGCCAAGTACAACCAGCTTCTCCGCATTGAAGAAGAGCTGGGCCAGGGCGCGACCTTCCTCGGCATCGAATCGATCAACTGCGGCGAGTAAGCCGCAAGAACCATCAAGGGACCGTGGATGTTTGCCAGACTCTCCATTGCTGTTTTGTGCGGCGCTTGCAGCCTGAGCGCCGCCGCGCAAACATCCGCGGTGCCTCCGCCTCCTGTTGCACCCACCGCTGAGGTGCACATACGGCCCGCGCACCCGGCTACCGAAGCGCAGATCCGGGAATACTTCGCGCTGACCCACCTGGACCAGTCCATGAAGACCCTGATGACGCAGATGGTCAGCACCTACCGTGCGACCTCCGCGCCGTATTTCCCGGAGAGCTTCTGGGAAGACATGAACAGGACTCTTGGCAGCTTCGACTTCCTTGGCAAGCTGGTTCCGGTCTACCAGGAGTACATCTCGGAAGACGATCTGGGGACTGTGATCGCGTTCTACAAGACCACGGCCGGCCGGCATCTTCTGGAGGCTCAGCCCCTGATGATGGCGGAGACCCAGAAGCGCTTCCGTGAGATGGGGCAGCAGCTTGGCCTGGAAGTGGCGATGCGGCACAAGGACGAGATTGCCGCTGCCCAGAAAAAATACGAAGAAGAGATTGCCGCCAGGCAGAACAGCTCGAAGAAGTAGCCGCTACGAGATTCCCGCCGTATCCAGCTCTGCCACCTCTGCCCCGGAGCGTCCGGTCAGACGGTGCCACAGCTTTACCGGCCAGTGCGGGTCCATGCAGGGACGTTCAATCAGCACAAAGTAGGTGATGCACAGCAGCAGTACCGGTGGCGTCAGCACCAGTACCTGCGTGCTCAGGTTTGCGACGTAGTCGTCAAAGACCACCAGCCGGCGCGTCACCTTGAAGAGCACTGCGACCAGGACCAGGTGCATCAGGTAGATGCTGTAGCACATGCCGCCCAGCACGGCGACCCACTCCAGCCGCATGATCTTGCGGAAGACCATGCTCTTGAGCGCGGCCAGGCACAGGAAGGGAAGCAGCAACGGCAGTGCGATATGGGCATAGAGCGCGTCATGCGGAAGTTCATACATTGCCGCCAGCACCAGAACGGCAATGGCATCCCAGCGCAGCGACTCGCGAAGCCCGGCCAGGTCCAGCACGTAAATGTCAGCCAGCAGAAGCCCTGCCAGGAAGTACTGTACATAGTAGGCAATGCTGATGCGGCCGCGTGCGCTGAGCAGAACAGGCCCCTGCAGCAGGCCGATGCCCAGGATGGCCAGGGCCAGCAGGGTACGCCGCAGATGTTTTCCCGGGATACGGAAGACCTGCATGAACAGCGGCGCCAGCAGGTAGAACTGGATCTCCACCTCCAGGCTCCAGGTCACCATGTTGACCGGGCTGATGTCGGCATAGATCAGGTTGTGCAGGTAGAAGAGGCTGGCCAGCGCATGCCGCAGAAAGTCAGCCGTAATGCCGTGGCTGTACACGCCAAACAGTACGGTAAACAGGATGACGGACAGAATATAAGGCGGTTCAAGCCGTGTGACACGGCGCAGGTAGAACTTCCGCAGGGAAACCGGCTTCTCCCGCGCCAGAAGGTGCCGCGCAAAGGGCAGCGCCAGGATAAAGCCGCTGATGACAAAAAACAGCCGCACGCCACGGTCGAAGTTGCTGATGATCCAGGTCAATGCGCTGTAGCGCGACTGAATGGCCACCGGATGCCCGGCCCGCGCTACGGTCTCTCCGGCAATATGGAACAGGTAGACCGAGGCGATGGCGATAAAACGCAGGCCATCAATCTCCGGTATCCACTTTCCATCGCGGGTAATGCGGCGAAGCTGCGGTAATTTCATGGTGGGCGCGCATAGTTTATAACGGGAAGTATGGCCTCTCGCACCAATAAGCCGCTTGTCCTCACCATTCTGGATGGTTGGGGTATCCGTCAGGAAACCAAAGGCAACGCCATTGCGCTTGCCCGTAAGCCCAACTACGACCGCCTGCTGGCGGAATATCCGAATACAACTATCCGCGCCAGCGATCATTATGTGGGGTTGCCGGATGGACAGATGGGCAACTCCGAGGTGGGCCACCTGAACATCGGCGCCGGCCGCATTGTCCGCATGGACATCGTGCGCATTGACGAGGCCGTGACCAAGGGCGAGTTCTTCACCGATCCCACTCTGGTGAAGGCAATGCATGTGGCGGCCAATGGACGCGCGCTGCACCTGGTTGGCCTGCTGTCAGACGGCGGCGTGCACTCGCACCAGCGGCATTTGTATTCGCTGCTGAAGATGGCCGCGCAGCAGGGCGTGCAGAACGTCTACGTGCATGCCTTTATGGATGGCCGAGACACGATGCCCAGTTCCGGTGCGGGTTACCTGGAAGAGCTCTTCCAGAAGTTCCGCGAGTATGGCGTGGGCAAGCTGGCCTCCGTCAGCGGTCGTTATTTTGCCATGGACCGCGATCTGCGCTGGGAGCGCGAGGCCAAGGCCTTCAACGCCATGGTGAAGGGGCAGGCCGAGGGCGGAGCTTACGAAGATCCGGTTGCTCGTGTCCGCGAGGGCTATAACAACGGTGTGACGGACGAGTTTATTGAGCCCTTCGTCGTCACCGAGGGCGGCAAGCCGGTTGCGACGATCCAGGACGAAGATGCGGTCATCTGCTTCAACTACCGTGCCGACCGCGTCCGCCAGATCATCCGCGTTCTCGCTCGCAACTCGCACCTTACGGCGAACGGTGGCCTGGAGCTGCCGAAGGCCGCTGAACTGGACCTTGAGATTCCGCGTCCTACCGTGCCGAAGAACCTGCACATCGTCACCATGACGCAGTATGACAAGAACTTCTCGCTGCCCATGTACCTGCTGCCGGAGAGCATGGACAACCTGCTGGCCAACGTGATGGGCAACGCAGAACTGCGTAACCTGCGCGTTGCCGAGACCGAAAAGTACGCG
Above is a genomic segment from Terriglobus tenax containing:
- a CDS encoding TrbI/VirB10 family protein: MSVKHSVSAAALLLTIAPVFAQQNGVSVPPREDYTQDAPQKPSAAKPMASVPPALGVEQPAPAPAAVVPAAAVPPPPAATPEPTRIAELKSHPDADPDSGVVTYVPSPKGELPQGTVIRVHLEDEISTINTPLGAPFHARLAQDVTRDGRVVIPAGAEMVGRVTEVRGGKRIRGAALIHLEPQQINLPDGTHFVLHAQVIDTDQLDTTRIGSEGNIVRRDHAKGTLAAMALTTGGATAAGAMLGGGVGAVVGAGVGAAASTAVWLKQDRQLTLVKDSTIDFALSVPMMTTPLHN
- the eno gene encoding phosphopyruvate hydratase; this translates as MTEIVSIHAREILDSRGNPTVEADVLLSGGAMGRAAVPSGASTGEHEAVELRDGDKEVYLGKGVLQAVENVESILAPELAGMDASNQRLIDATMIAIDGTENKSKLGANAILAVSMATARAAAAQLKLPLYRYLGGVNASILPTPMMNILNGGAHADNNVDFQEFMVMPVGAESFSDALRWGTEVFHTLKGVLKKKGLNTAVGDEGGFAPSLKSNVEAIEVILEAIELSGYKAGEQIAIALDPASSEFYNKETGKYVFKKSDKRELSSEEMASFWESWCRQYPIVSIEDGLAEDDWAGWKILTEKVGNFVQLVGDDLFVTNTSRLQQGIEQGVANSILIKVNQIGTISETLEAIELGRRYGYTSIISHRSGETEDTFIADLAVATGAGQIKTGSASRTDRIAKYNQLLRIEEELGQGATFLGIESINCGE
- a CDS encoding DUF2059 domain-containing protein; translation: MFARLSIAVLCGACSLSAAAQTSAVPPPPVAPTAEVHIRPAHPATEAQIREYFALTHLDQSMKTLMTQMVSTYRATSAPYFPESFWEDMNRTLGSFDFLGKLVPVYQEYISEDDLGTVIAFYKTTAGRHLLEAQPLMMAETQKRFREMGQQLGLEVAMRHKDEIAAAQKKYEEEIAARQNSSKK
- a CDS encoding acyltransferase family protein, producing the protein MKLPQLRRITRDGKWIPEIDGLRFIAIASVYLFHIAGETVARAGHPVAIQSRYSALTWIISNFDRGVRLFFVISGFILALPFARHLLAREKPVSLRKFYLRRVTRLEPPYILSVILFTVLFGVYSHGITADFLRHALASLFYLHNLIYADISPVNMVTWSLEVEIQFYLLAPLFMQVFRIPGKHLRRTLLALAILGIGLLQGPVLLSARGRISIAYYVQYFLAGLLLADIYVLDLAGLRESLRWDAIAVLVLAAMYELPHDALYAHIALPLLLPFLCLAALKSMVFRKIMRLEWVAVLGGMCYSIYLMHLVLVAVLFKVTRRLVVFDDYVANLSTQVLVLTPPVLLLCITYFVLIERPCMDPHWPVKLWHRLTGRSGAEVAELDTAGIS
- the gpmI gene encoding 2,3-bisphosphoglycerate-independent phosphoglycerate mutase, producing MASRTNKPLVLTILDGWGIRQETKGNAIALARKPNYDRLLAEYPNTTIRASDHYVGLPDGQMGNSEVGHLNIGAGRIVRMDIVRIDEAVTKGEFFTDPTLVKAMHVAANGRALHLVGLLSDGGVHSHQRHLYSLLKMAAQQGVQNVYVHAFMDGRDTMPSSGAGYLEELFQKFREYGVGKLASVSGRYFAMDRDLRWEREAKAFNAMVKGQAEGGAYEDPVARVREGYNNGVTDEFIEPFVVTEGGKPVATIQDEDAVICFNYRADRVRQIIRVLARNSHLTANGGLELPKAAELDLEIPRPTVPKNLHIVTMTQYDKNFSLPMYLLPESMDNLLANVMGNAELRNLRVAETEKYAHVTYFFNGGIEKPFAGEEREMVQSKKVATYDLAPEMSAEGIADVVEKAVNDTAFDVIVVNFANADMVGHSGKIEPTVKGVEVVDHCLGRLYKAIKAREGAWIITADHGNAEMLIDPVTGGPHTAHTTNPVPFILVTDQGRKIGVREGGSLRDISPTILGLLGIPQPKEMTGGDMRVLPKAE